Proteins from a single region of Aquirhabdus parva:
- the fdxA gene encoding ferredoxin FdxA produces MTFVVMEECIQCKHTDCVSVCPVDCFYEGPNFLVIDPDECIDCALCEPECPVDAIRSEDEVPSDQIEFVNLNAVLAKHPNWTQITQQKPALADHEKWTKVAGKLAQLDRNGA; encoded by the coding sequence ATGACCTTTGTCGTGATGGAAGAGTGTATTCAATGCAAACATACTGACTGTGTATCGGTCTGCCCAGTCGATTGCTTCTATGAAGGACCCAATTTTCTGGTCATTGATCCCGATGAATGTATCGACTGCGCCCTGTGCGAACCCGAGTGCCCTGTGGATGCCATCCGCTCGGAAGACGAAGTTCCCTCAGATCAAATTGAGTTCGTCAACTTAAATGCCGTCTTGGCCAAGCATCCCAACTGGACGCAAATTACCCAGCAGAAACCTGCTCTAGCCGATCATGAAAAGTGGACCAAAGTCGCAGGTAAACTGGCTCAGTTAGATCGCAACGGTGCCTGA